In a single window of the Streptomyces sp. NBC_00094 genome:
- a CDS encoding class I SAM-dependent methyltransferase produces MLTVDFTRFPLAPGDRVLDLGCGAGRHAFECYRRGAQVVALDQNGEEIREVAKWFAAMKEAGEAPAGATATAMEGDALNLPFPDESFDVVIISEVMEHIPDDKGVLAEMVRVLKPGGRIAITVPRYGPEKICWALSDAYHEVEGGHIRIYKADELLGKIRQAGLKPYGTHHAHALHAPYWWLKCAFGVDNDKALPVRAYHKLLVWDIMKKPALTRVTEQLLNPVVGKSFVAYATKPHLPKTEAEAGAEAEAEAEAEAEAEAGADAVDAAK; encoded by the coding sequence GTGCTGACCGTCGACTTCACCCGCTTCCCGCTCGCCCCCGGCGACCGCGTGCTCGATCTGGGCTGCGGTGCGGGCCGGCACGCCTTCGAGTGCTACCGGCGCGGCGCCCAGGTCGTGGCCCTCGACCAGAACGGCGAGGAGATCCGCGAGGTCGCCAAGTGGTTCGCGGCGATGAAGGAGGCCGGGGAGGCCCCCGCCGGGGCGACCGCCACCGCGATGGAGGGCGACGCCCTCAACCTGCCGTTCCCCGACGAGTCCTTCGACGTCGTCATCATCTCCGAGGTCATGGAGCACATCCCGGACGACAAGGGCGTGCTCGCCGAGATGGTCCGCGTCCTCAAGCCGGGCGGCCGGATCGCGATCACCGTGCCCCGCTACGGCCCCGAGAAGATCTGCTGGGCGCTCTCCGACGCGTACCACGAGGTCGAGGGCGGCCACATCCGCATCTACAAGGCCGACGAGCTCCTGGGCAAGATCCGGCAGGCCGGCCTCAAGCCGTACGGCACCCACCACGCGCACGCCCTGCACGCGCCGTACTGGTGGCTGAAGTGCGCCTTCGGCGTCGACAACGACAAGGCGCTGCCGGTCCGCGCGTACCACAAGCTCCTCGTCTGGGACATCATGAAGAAGCCCGCTCTGACCCGGGTCACCGAGCAGCTGCTCAACCCGGTCGTCGGCAAGAGCTTCGTGGCGTACGCGACCAAGCCCCACCTCCCGAAGACCGAAGCGGAAGCCGGCGCCGAAGCCGAAGCCGAAGCCGAAGCCGAAGCCGAAGCCGAAGCCGGCGCCGACGCCGTGGACGCGGCCAAGTGA
- a CDS encoding glycosyltransferase family 4 protein, translating into MTAEAIEASPASPRQGVTADGGLPLRIALLTYKGNPFCGGQGVYVRHLSRELARLGHTVEVIGSQPYPTLDEGVPLTEIASLDLYRSPDPFRTPKRDEYRDWIDGLEVATMWTGGFPEPLTFSLRARRMLAARRGDFDVVHDNQTLGYGLLGGPRALGAPLVTTIHHPITVDRQLELDAAADWKRRASVRRWYAFTRMQKRVARRMPSVLTVSGTSRQEIVEHLGVREDRIRVVHIGADTTLWSPDPAVAEIPGRIVTTSSADVPLKGLIHLIEALAKLRTERPDAHLVVVGKRAEDGPVAQAIERYGLDGAVEFVKGISDAELVDLVRSAQVSCVPSLYEGFSLPAAEAMATGTPLVATTGGAIPEVAGADGETCLAVPPGDAGALAAALGRVLGDAELRARLGAAGRVRVLERFTWARAAQGTAELYREAVARQRAGARR; encoded by the coding sequence ATGACCGCGGAAGCCATAGAGGCAAGCCCGGCAAGCCCCCGACAGGGCGTCACCGCGGACGGTGGCCTCCCGTTGCGGATCGCCCTCCTCACGTACAAGGGGAACCCGTTCTGCGGCGGCCAGGGCGTCTACGTCCGCCACCTCTCCCGTGAGCTCGCCCGCCTCGGCCACACCGTCGAGGTCATCGGCTCGCAGCCGTACCCCACGCTCGACGAGGGCGTGCCGCTCACCGAGATCGCCAGCCTCGACCTCTACCGCTCGCCGGACCCCTTCCGGACCCCGAAGCGCGACGAGTACCGGGACTGGATCGACGGCCTCGAAGTCGCCACCATGTGGACCGGCGGCTTCCCCGAGCCGCTCACCTTCTCCCTGCGGGCCCGGCGCATGCTCGCCGCCCGCCGCGGCGACTTCGACGTCGTCCACGACAACCAGACCCTCGGCTACGGCCTCCTCGGCGGCCCCCGGGCCCTGGGCGCCCCGCTCGTCACCACGATCCACCACCCCATCACCGTCGACCGGCAGCTCGAACTCGACGCCGCCGCCGACTGGAAGCGCCGCGCCTCCGTCCGCCGCTGGTACGCCTTCACCCGCATGCAGAAGCGCGTCGCCCGCCGGATGCCGTCCGTGCTCACCGTCTCCGGCACCTCCCGCCAGGAGATCGTCGAGCACCTCGGCGTACGCGAGGACCGCATCCGGGTCGTCCACATCGGCGCCGACACCACGCTCTGGTCCCCGGACCCGGCCGTCGCCGAGATCCCCGGCCGGATCGTCACCACCTCCAGCGCCGACGTCCCCCTCAAGGGTCTGATCCACCTGATCGAGGCGCTCGCGAAGCTCCGCACCGAGCGCCCCGACGCCCACCTCGTCGTCGTCGGCAAGCGCGCCGAGGACGGCCCCGTCGCCCAGGCCATCGAGCGGTACGGGCTCGATGGCGCCGTCGAATTCGTCAAGGGCATCAGCGACGCCGAGCTCGTCGACCTCGTGCGCTCCGCCCAGGTCTCCTGCGTGCCCTCGCTGTACGAGGGCTTCTCACTGCCCGCCGCCGAGGCCATGGCCACCGGGACGCCGCTCGTCGCCACCACCGGCGGCGCGATCCCCGAGGTCGCGGGCGCCGACGGCGAGACCTGCCTCGCGGTGCCGCCGGGCGACGCGGGCGCGCTGGCGGCGGCGCTCGGGCGGGTCCTGGGCGACGCGGAGCTGCGGGCCCGCCTCGGTGCCGCGGGGCGCGTGCGGGTCCTGGAGCGCTTCACCTGGGCGCGCGCCGCGCAGGGGACGGCCGAGCTGTACCGCGAGGCGGTTGCCCGCCAACGCGCCGGGGCCCGCCGATGA
- a CDS encoding TetR family transcriptional regulator, giving the protein MTADNRADLSPSSAPLTERQEARRRRILEASAQLAARGGFDAVQMREVAEAAGVALGTLYRYFPSKVHLLVATMQDQLQHMHTTLRKRPPSGADPAERVAETLMRAFRALQREPQLADAMVRALTFADRGVSAEVDTVSRLTTAIILDAMGAEHPTPRQLSAVRVIEHTWHSALITWLSGRASIAQVKIDIETVCRLIDLVEPEPRRGGPPAPAGRAGAGG; this is encoded by the coding sequence ATGACCGCAGACAACAGAGCGGACCTCAGCCCCTCGTCGGCGCCCCTCACGGAGCGCCAGGAGGCGCGACGCCGCCGCATCCTGGAAGCCAGCGCCCAGCTCGCGGCGCGCGGCGGCTTCGACGCGGTGCAGATGCGGGAGGTCGCCGAGGCCGCCGGGGTGGCCCTGGGCACGCTGTACCGCTACTTCCCGTCGAAGGTCCACCTGCTGGTCGCGACGATGCAGGACCAGCTCCAGCACATGCACACCACCCTGCGGAAGCGGCCGCCCTCGGGCGCCGACCCGGCGGAGCGGGTCGCGGAGACCCTGATGCGGGCCTTCCGGGCGCTCCAGCGGGAACCGCAGCTCGCCGACGCGATGGTCCGGGCGCTGACCTTCGCGGACCGCGGGGTGAGCGCCGAGGTCGACACCGTCTCGCGGCTGACGACCGCGATCATCCTGGACGCGATGGGGGCGGAGCACCCGACCCCGCGCCAGCTCTCGGCGGTGCGGGTGATCGAGCACACCTGGCACTCGGCGCTGATCACGTGGCTGTCCGGGCGCGCGTCGATCGCCCAGGTGAAGATCGACATCGAGACGGTCTGCCGCCTGATCGACCTCGTGGAGCCGGAACCCCGCCGAGGAGGACCGCCCGCGCCCGCCGGGAGGGCGGGCGCGGGCGGGTGA